The DNA sequence tgttctaaaatactatagacctacagaCGGCTGTCGGTTTTCCTATAGCTTCTGTAGCTGACTatgcaatttcttatagccttttatagacCGTGGAAAAAAAGCTACAGCAAGGCTATATACTGtacagcccggcgataggaaccatagcccggctttatatttttttatcgcttcgtgtagcccggctgtgTGAAATTCTTCGCTCTCTACAGCCAGTTAAATAATTTTCTATCGTCTTCTATAtccagctataagaattcctaagGTATTTTGAATAACGCAGCTCCTATtgataatttttaccagggatagctTTTTCTCTATGACATTTTCCATAAATCCGCTCCGACTCGGTAAATTCGGTATTTTAAtagaatgtacataaatccaCAAAAAATCCAGCGTTAAGATCTTATAACGATCAGGCAATTTATTAACAGTCtgcaaatcaagaattttgatgTCTTTCATTCCATCGTGgcgtttcttttcaaaaatttcaacgggTGTTACTGCAGAGGCCCGAGCTATTTTACCGGcggattttgagataaattacGAGGTATTACCTAATCAGGGTAAACTGATGATTGTGGTGTGATGCACATTACGCCGCCCATAGCATGGAAGGTGTTCATTCCATCAAGCGTCTTGACAATTCAAATCCACATTATCGAATATGAACTGAAAGAAAGTGtcgaaattgatttttgaatagCAGcggtttcaaatttcaaaatttcatggtaCGGTGCAACGTAGGCGAGAGATTCAATACAccaatcaattttttcgatctgaatttttagcacACATACAATGAAAATCCGATTTGGATGGGCGAATTATATGACCGAGGTCTGACTGCTGAAATTGCAGAGTGAGAAATCGCgttgacttttttttggaactttggtttactcttaacttttttgttatttagaaTAATAGTATCAAGTAGGAGCTTCAGAGACTCGGGAATGTCTGATTCTccgttcttaaaaaaataaccaaatcaaACCAATGAGTGATATCTTTTCCCGTTTTTGGTGATAAGATTCTCAACGAAGCTTGGTAAAATCAGGTTTTAAGCAATAAAAACGCTGAAAGGCTACGTATCGTGGAAACTGCTGCAAAAATGATTCTCGAGGATATCAGAACGAAGGGTTACGACAGAGACAACTATCCTGcatctcatgatttttttaagaacgcAGAATCAGACATTCCAGATTCTCTGAAGCTCCTACTTCATACTATCAttctaaataacaaaaaagttaaGAGCAAAccgaagttccaaaaaaaaaggcAACGCGATTTCTCACTCTGTAATTTCAGCAGTCAGTACaataccgaatttaccgggtTGGAGCGGATTtatggaaaattttacagagaaacagCTATTCAAGACAACATTCATTGAgtgctcttttttttcaattcgctcACCCAAAGCGGAGGGGTTTTTAGTGGGTGGAAATCCCACACATCCATCTTGAGTTCCTAGCTGCCTACGATGaagtctttaaaatattttcgccgcctgtaaaaaaaaataaaaaactagaaatgatgaaatttcaacttttttttctttttttttttcttggaggatgacaatacttcctctctaccctatgggagcgagaaagtaaaaatcttgCTTTCAGAATCGGTTCGGTGGCTCTTATATGGCTAATAAGGGTTTGGGGTGGAGGGAtggaggggcggggagggggttgaggggggaggggtaggtGAGGGGGGTCATAACGGGATTAAGGGGGGTGATGGGAGTTGGAAAACCAAGTGATCCATGagggttttgcatacattttcggcatctgtaattagtgtgatttaattgaaaaaagtgcacattgaatgaggggcgcggggggaggggcgggggtgggggatttTTTCATGGCGGAGAGTCACTGGTACCCAGGGGGACATATGCAaaccattttcggaatttttgtttcacttccaacggcattacagcgtttttacgcagcaatttcggtgaaaaattcatcaacccCTAAAACCACCCCTAACGCGATCGCCCATAACTTTTACCCTAATtgtccgatttcaaaaatctaaaagccgtttgataggaaattttacgtacttttaaagtgaagataactcattttgtcgaaaacccaaaataagtgagattttgggggattttgggggaaaaacgtgattttccgccatttttttcaagatggcggccatttccggtcaaaatttttgttggcaaacatcagattcggattcagcgacccgaattacataggaatccgtcttacttttttctcctcagattttcgcaaaataaaatgccagattgactggactactacagcaatacagcaatgcgcttcatatcatcccaaaagcagtctcttgtgataagtcccgcccattgcttgagtcttttgtatgctatttttactctcgcaTATATGGATCCGtaatagcctagttgactaaaccgccccatatttttgattcggtgcgggcacccggcgatcgggagttcgatacccgacgatggaaactactttttaatggttgtattgaatgttttagactaatcatcaaaaaataattaatagtagatgataaatgtgcgaacattttctcgtgagttaatatgttaaacaaaaatactggaatatacctccttcatataatcagccacatgttcccccaaattaatgacgttattttcttttttcaataaagttaatttgcattcaacgttcgtaagttaagcaaaaagtacctattgatacaaatagaaagacatgaaaatagtatgtctaacatttcagttgtttttttattatttattttttgttttctttgttttttcaataaaacaaattgactgggactagaatcatcgtatctctgaagacaaaagctaagttttttgatacagaaatactaatatattcatcctttatataatcagggagatgttgacccaaatattgatgtatattttctctgttcgcccaaattaatgatggtattttcttttttcaataaaattaatttacattccacgttcttaaagcaatattttctccaaaattcagcaaaaaataacaatttatacctactcaaaaagtaaataaataaataaagcaatgacatgaaagtagtataggtagtacacatctaacatttcggttacatctatttgaatgaaaaaaatggcaacttaggaagcacataggtcacttatcgacggtgaaactaccaaaccacgtatctcggtttgcgacgtcgcagacttcctgtcatactttattttttaaatgaaaagctacttaacgtccagtcttgaaaatttccgtgatttttcctcttcgtgcggagaaaattctgtgaaaatttcaaggaatgatattgatttggtctacttcaaaaaaataaaatgtgagcggagatttttaaacaccgtaaacgagatacgtggtttggtagtttcaccgtcgttatgatgcgtattcgggcatatgcgtagagtaaaaatatcatactttacgccgaaaaaaacgaaactgaaagttaaatgcgttaacttccaaaaaccatacataatccaacgaaaataaataattggtaaataacagctttcttgtatgcaaagaaaaaaaattaaaaatgttaaaaaagagatgtcgacacaaaattacatagccccttcaattctgaagatactacaaacgaactgtaccttaaaattttcatatcccagaagcaaaagttcccatgacgaatattgctatcgctaacgattgcaaaaaccaacttgtttttttttagagaggagaAGAAGATTGTATaaaagtttgtaattttttttaacgcattattttttaaagcggCTCAGCACAGTATTCTTGAGAGTATTTCGGGGAGAGGGTTGGCACTTAAACATTTAAGCTGGCCCCAAATTAAGCTGACTCTTACGTCTTGAGTTCAAAGTTGCCATTGATAATTCTTGAACATTACAGATTTTGGCGTCACTAATGCAAAACTGGCTGTTTATCGAAATCGGGCTGGAATTGGTCATGCCTACAGTCATTCTTGGTTCGCTTCACAACAACCCTGCGGAGCCTCTCAATATGAACGATGATCAAGCGTCTTGGTTTGGTAAATAAACAAATCTTGAGATCGAGTTCATTTACAATACAGAATCCAAAAAATGCATCACTATAGTTCATCTCCTTGAATGTTCTAGGTCGTTTGTGCAATAATTTATAATTCCCCCGTTTTCAAATCTGTAAAACACACcgggaaaatttgcaagaaacatctttaaaacattttaggGTTTGTAAAGatcttttaaggtgattcgatggacgccatatttagtgtcagaacgtcatgcgatatatcacatcaattggttccattatttcagctactcgtcacttttctccaattttgagatcgcaattctgttgtcaggagactaaagcactcgcttaccaattttaacaaagaaattcaacgtaataaaggcgtagtttttttagagagaaaacatcgcattcgatactgatatcgaaactgcactcgaatgcgatattttctctctaaaaaaaccaagtctttattacgttgaaattctgtattaaaattggtaagtgagtgctttagtctccagacaacaaaattgcgatctcaaaatttgagaaacatgacgagtagctgaaaaaatggagccaattggtgcgatatatcgcatgccgtcctgacacaaaatatggcgtccatcgaatcaccttaaaaacactttttaaacgtatttttgccattatGACACTAAGATCCATCTAGCGtacgaaaaaaaaacctattaaaAGTTACATGTGTTCGGCAGGGAGCATTCCAGACTTTTGTTTCCCTATCGGTAGTCTGACGTCGGGGCTGTTGCAAGATAAATTCGGTCGGAAAGGGGCCATGATGCTCGTTAACATCCCCATTTTCATGGGATGGATGATCCTGTACTTCGCCGAATCCATCCACGCTCTCTACGTCGTTTCGGTCATCATGGGACTTTGCACGGGTCTGGCTGAAGCCCCCCTTTACGCCTACATCGGCGAGATTGGGGAGCCACGTTTGAGAGGGACCCTCTCCACTACTTCAACATCCTGCTTTAGCATAGGTAATATATATTATACATGGTACTCTAAAACTCGATCCAGTTCCTCTAAAATTTTGGCTAATTCATATTTTGGAACGAAACTCGGCGAGTATGTTAATGGATTGATATATGCCACTTTTAAggcccttcaaaattttccgggcgCCCTTAAGGCAGCTTACATTGATCCCaaagtctcaaaaaaaaaaaaaaaaattactatggGTAGAtaggacttttgggacaccctcaTTAGCCgtgaaaaaaagattgaaaatgAGTAAGTTGCGTTGATcacggaatcgtgttttgatgcttgatttttgtagattagctaaaaataataagatccgtcaaAACAGCAAAAGGTTCAATATTAAGCGAGATATCTTCCTTTAAAAAGTCGAGTTCTtgccgtcatccaccgcggtggtgacacccttggtttcttccatcttgctttcatcaattAAAGAGACAGACGTTTGCTCTAGCTACTCAACGTGTAACTCGAATGACAGttaggtggaagaaaccaagggtgtcactaccgcgatggatgacggaataaaccgaatttttcaaagcgtgatatcGTTGCGTGCGCTGTGCGGACCAGCAGCTCTGCTTTTAGAGCttcgtctttatgtctttgggcaCTTCAGTCGACTTTTTGAGCATATTGATGCAACTAACCTATATTACTAAGTGCTAAAACTGATGGCTAGCACACGAGTGCCTTTGATTTGAGAAGACTTTGATTCTTGATGTGCAGGAGATAAGGATTTTACGAGCACGTAGAATGCCAGTTTCTCATAGTTGAGTAGAGACtagatacacggaaaaaaatgagttagggtTGAGGACTAGTTTCTGCCCTTCAACACTACCGCGCGGTACCTGATTTCGCAGTCGTAAGCCAAGGTAGTGCTGAAGCCTACCTCGCGCTTGCGTTCCACGCTAGATGACCCGTGACGTTCAGAAACAGATCTGGCAGCGCGTAGGCACAGAAACAGAAGGCTCCAAGGATAGATCCGGCAGGGCTAAAGCCTACTTGatgcaaagttgccaaaatgtGCGAAAAAATCTGATTATACCCGTAGAGTATAATTTCACTGCACACAATatagttttttcaattatttttattttttttttaattttttatttttttacatttttcttgcagtttatttggcttttcttcctgttttttgtttttttgttttttttttgttgctcagGAAGCCATAGCTAGCTATAGGCACgagtttttacaaagaaattatttGGTTGTCAACGGGCATCAGGGGGACTTTTAGAACATTCATGCTCCAtagctccggctttcaaattttcagggattatggtcgagtagaatctgtttctgcagatccactcgtcagttcggtgaaaatttgtcgccaccaccgggattcgaacccgggatctatgggtctagagtcagacgcgctaaccactaggccaacctggccagcTTGCttatgtcagggaaaaatctgaGTTTTTGGGTGTTGATTCTTTTCTCATAGTATTAAACTATTACTTTAAGTAAAGTGCCGGACTGGGCAACGCGACGCGGGGCAGCCATGTTTCCTTTCCTCGTCCGAGGCGAATACGATGACGTAGTCGAGCAGTCCACGGCGCATACGCATCCCGGACATTCTAGCCTTCCGCAAGAGAAATTCTACTTGTGGAGACAAGCTTGCCGTGTGTGTTGCAGTCAAGCGGCGGGTAGGCGCTACGAACAGCGAGAGGTAGCGTTGACGAATACATGTTCTGTTCCTCAGGACTACCGACCTTAAAACTACCCATAGGTAGTGCCGAACCCtaccctgatttttttccgtgtatttttgCAATGTGTCCATCTCATGAACTTTGTTGAGTTGCATTTTGTAGAGAGTGCATCTCTTACGATGTTCgattttttccttgtaaaatggactacattttgcaattaaaaaccaCAAGTTCTAGCTCATCCGAAAAATCACATATGTctataggaaaaccaatggtacaTATGTTGATTTTCAACTGAACCAgatattatagttcctaattataAAATGTAGTCGACATGGACCATTGCTTAGAGCTTTAAGCTTTTGTCTCTCAACCGGTGATTCATACCCTCTTTCATTGAAAAGAAGACTTGTCACCCTGGTGTAAATGAGTAGCAAatagatttaattaaaatttaagtaaaattgtTAATTCTACAATAGTCACTTCAATGAAATATTCACCATTGATCCGTATTGCCTAAAACTTAACGATGCAATCTATTATGACAATATATATGCACAATCTTTACATCTATTTGACCTACCTGTTatgttctaattttaatttatctctCAGGTATTTGCACAATGTTCTTATTTGGTTACCTTTTCGATTGGCGAACGGTTGCTTTAGTGAGCAGTTTATGCTCTATCATCACATTCACATTCATGACTCAGGTTAGACAACACACTCAAATAATTTTCAGACATCCAGGGAAGGGTACCTTCGggcagaaaatctcaaaattgagtcaTCAGTGCCTAAAAATTGATGGAGACTTTGCGATTATTTGGGATAGAAAGTTCTGAGAGATGTGAAAACACACCGGAGCTGTGGcaattcaaagttttttataaataaaGAATGATGCTGTTTACTTTAAGCTACTATTGTGCTTATTCCAAACATGTATTTCCTTGTTCCTGGAGAAATTCAGCTCGAATCAAGATGAAAATATCTTTTGACGGCAAATTCAAGGATAACCCATTCTTGAGccgagtatttttttattttattttttaatgactaAAACAAGACTACAGAGGCAATGACGAGGTCCAGTTGCATCCGCTGAACCCGTATCACACTCATGACACTGCCATGCTCAAGACACAAATTGTACTACAtcctgcaattaggaactacactTTCCAGCGcacttcagaaacaacgtaGGTGCGCttagtttccatatgcagaTAAGCGCTTTTACAAATGTGTCAGCGATTGCAGTAcctaattattgcaaaatgaagtcctaTTGCCagattaaaatgcaattttttgtccacttttgaaaaacaatgtacgagggctgtcccaaaagaaaccggacttttgtcatagaaggcgaaccgagcgtcgtaatgaagttttctggggcttgtttgaaagctgataagctactaaagatgcttgtttttacggaatgcaaaaattcgtcttggtaagggaACTACatgctttggaataaaggaaagtcaaactcgagttgcgatttttgtctttatttcaagaaaaatttagatacaactttacaaaaaacccaggttttaagttaaaaacttcgttgctctcttcttcaaatgcttaaaaataaggaaattaacattttaagcagcttaccaagtcatcacctatccccttcaaaatactcgccagctttgtcgatgcatttttgccaccgtttcttcaatgcggagaaacactgttggaaatactcaggtttgaatgatcgcaattccttcaaggcgttctcttgaatttccggaatggtttgaaaacgtcgacctttcaaggtagatttaagtcgcggaagtaagaaaaaatcacgGGGAACCAGGGCGGGtgaataagggggatgagggaggacactcatggcattctttgcacaaaattcgcgaatttggagggatgcatgggcaggtgcattatcgtgatgcagaaaccaggaattctCTCTCCAAAGCTCGGGCCTTTTTCTACGGACATTTTCGCGTAATCGTCTCAGAACACCATTTTAATATTCGCCATTGACAGTTTCTCCTTTCGGTAAAAATTCATGATGGACAACTCCTcgaacctgaggatttccaacagtgtttctccgcattgaagaaacggtggcaaaaatgcatcgacaaagctggcgagtgttttgaaggggataggtgatgactcggtaagctgcttaaaatgttaatttccttatttttaagcatttgaagaagagagcaacgaagtttttaacttaaaacctgggttttttgtAAAgatgtatctaaatttttcttgaaataaagacaaaaatcgcaactcgagtttgactttcctttattccaaagcgtgtagttcccttaccaagacgaatttttgcattccgtaaaaacaagcatctttagtagcttatcagctttcaaacaagccccagaaaacttcattacgacgctcggttcgccttctatgacaaaagtccggtttcttttgggacagccctcgtattgCACTGTTCAAAACATACTCTAAAAGAAATATAGAGAGAATTTTcagtcgaaatttcaaaattcagttTTCAACCCAACTTAACAAGAATTACTCTACTGAAATTGTTGATTCTCTAGGCTATAGGGTCTTTTCCCCTCCCGAACACTTCAGCAGCAACATTTCAAGCTTTTGCATCATATTTTTTATGTTGGTGTTTTACCTTATTGTTACTATAATTTTCAGCTTCCCGAATCGCCAACGTGGCTGATACTTAGAGGTCGACTGGACGAGGCCAAAAAATCCCTGTGCTGGTTGAGAGGTTGGGTTAGCTCGGCCGAAGTTGAACCTGAGTTCCTATCTTTAGTCAAATACACCGTGAAGTCTGCCCGGCTGAGCCGAGAGAACTCTGCATATTCGAGTTTACCGATTAAAGGTGTGCTATATGACCTACAAATGAAcggttgaaaatattttcttttttcttttagggGAGGGGGCGACAGGCCCCTCGCTCCCTATTTCTGCTCATGCTATTAGGTTATAGGTGTGGAGAAAAAGACTATTCCATATACTGCGACcgtttttaaaaatcgattgtgTACGAGTATTATTCTTCACGTCTTTTTTTCAGAAGGAGAACCTGTAGCAAAAAGGGGTGGCTTCTTGAAAGAACAATTGAAGGAACTGACCAATAAAAGAACGTTTCGTCCTCTCCGGCTGATGTTTATCGTGTTCATTATTACCGACATTGCATGGGTCTACGGCATTAAGCCTTATTTTGTCAAGGAACTCAGAATGCTGGAGTCCCCTATTGATCCAAATCTTGCCTTGGTAAGTTGAGgatttcttccgatttttccttagTTTGATATTTCAGAAATCACTGAACTCCTTGTTATAATATCATTGACATAGATTTCAGAAGTTGAAGTAATCCTCCAGATAAGTAAATCCATGATAAAGTGGAGCCGCCTTTTCCTTCAAATACGTATAATGTAATAAAGTACCGGACGTTTTTGTAAACCTAAAAACCTGgtttttggacagatcttattaattTCTGCTTGTCTATTATCTGTAATcctaaaaacaagcaggaagctccaacgcattggcgtcggagagcggctctgggggcagtagttgtagtcaagaatgagggcctagacatattttgtcattgatgtacaatccgacaactgtcgattcatgttttgtaacttttgtagccgagtgccgtaggttaagggcccgttcgcaaaaactaatcggaactgtatgaatgaattgctccttttaaaaatcaaaacaatatcgaattgcgatatattacacagttaagatagggctatgtcctgtcgtaagcggcgacatacagtcgatataatttcaataatcgccccaatggccacgatagttgttagacgtttacggtttcctggtaacctttgtttgctatcagctgatatcgagtaaatgactaggaagctccaacccagtggttaaagcttccttaaccgcgaaaactttaaaattcaaattttcaaattttgaacgtaaagtacattttttccatcacgagataaaagcacaaacaggttttgaattgttgactgtatcaccatgattccaaaaatacaatacacaacatagcattgactaacaataaaacagtatgcaataaaataaagtcatgacaaggaacatagccgaaaatggcgccgattcccatcaaccaacgcgcggtctctacaatgtaacatgctgcattgatactccccagctgggaccgtccggaatagcagctctagtgcaagcaccagagccgctaaaagatTATGTGACTAGCGCAAGCGATACAGTGTCTATCATTGAATATTTTCAGATGCGGTAAAAATGcacagaaaatacaaaaaaaagatTGATCTCCTTTTCAAAGCAATAAAACATAAGAGAGAATTGCAACGCCGCAGTCGAAGATGCGTATTTTTCTATAATGTAGCCATGGATATTACAGCCACGATCTCGTTTTTTCAGATGGTGTTTTATGGAATGACCTTCACGGGTGCAATGGTGAATGTGGTATTCCTTCGGCGATTTGGCAAGCGGAGGATCGCCCTATTCTCGCACATCCTAGCGGGTATCTGTATCCTTAGCGTCGGAATGTA is a window from the Bemisia tabaci chromosome 10, PGI_BMITA_v3 genome containing:
- the LOC109036900 gene encoding facilitated trehalose transporter Tret1; protein product: MHNPAEQFTFLDVPEQDVKDHFQYANAKKSAWAQILASLMQNWLFIEIGLELVMPTVILGSLHNNPAEPLNMNDDQASWFGSIPDFCFPIGSLTSGLLQDKFGRKGAMMLVNIPIFMGWMILYFAESIHALYVVSVIMGLCTGLAEAPLYAYIGEIGEPRLRGTLSTTSTSCFSIGICTMFLFGYLFDWRTVALVSSLCSIITFTFMTQLPESPTWLILRGRLDEAKKSLCWLRGWVSSAEVEPEFLSLVKYTVKSARLSRENSAYSSLPIKEGEPVAKRGGFLKEQLKELTNKRTFRPLRLMFIVFIITDIAWVYGIKPYFVKELRMLESPIDPNLALVS